AGCAGGTTCGCCACGCTCGAGCACGCCACCAGCAGCACGAAGCCCACCGCCCCCAACAGCATCCACAGCGTCCCTCGCACGTCCCCCACCACCAGGTCCTCCATGGAGCTGACGCTGACGCCCCAGCCGCCGTCCTTGTAGTTGTCGGGGTACGCCGCCTCCTGCTCACCCGCCACCCGCGCCAGGTCCTTGCGCGCCGCCTCCAGCGTCACGCCGGGCTTCAGCCGCGCCACCACGTCCAGGTAGCGATTGCCACGCCGAGCATCCGGGGACGTCATGGGCGGAGGCGCGAAGGGAATGTAGAGGTCCATGTCCGCCGGATACGACACGCCCGGGGGCAGCACGCCCACCACCGAGTAGGACTCACCATCGAGCACGAGCACCTTGCCGAGCACCGCGGGGTCCTTGGCGAAGTGGATCCGCCACGCCTTCTGCGTGAGCACCACTTCCTTGTCGCGGCCCGGCGTCTCCGTCTCTT
The Myxococcaceae bacterium JPH2 DNA segment above includes these coding regions:
- a CDS encoding ABC transporter permease, which codes for MSMLLQDVKYALRTLKGSPGFVLAAVLALALGIGANSAVFSVVNGVLLTPPPFREPSRLVHLFGNFKAADLKDISVSVPEYHDYLEMPRVFESVAAYAPTSLTMTGGDTPLRFNVVYGTASLFTTLGVQPMLGRFYTQETETPGRDKEVVLTQKAWRIHFAKDPAVLGKVLVLDGESYSVVGVLPPGVSYPADMDLYIPFAPPPMTSPDARRGNRYLDVVARLKPGVTLEAARKDLARVAGEQEAAYPDNYKDGGWGVSVSSMEDLVVGDVRGTLWMLLGAVGFVLLVACSSVANLL